A section of the Paramisgurnus dabryanus chromosome 4, PD_genome_1.1, whole genome shotgun sequence genome encodes:
- the incenp gene encoding inner centromere protein B isoform X2, whose translation MSSLPEATRSLMQVFDGKLQDFMNEVDNVHMVWLGEIQQEAQRMFSSDFSTEPELMPKTPSQKKTNRRKRVSMELNESRSKRRFSKGKRSNLRRSSVQLTLNSISELVTPPVPDDGSESLVEEPVRRTRRKKTTAAVESEPIKRSTRNKGTSKAKELEEIETPAENSPEKKEADEAQCSGSSEDQMLVSEAVVKIPSSERLSAEKSLESLLSSGPSPSRSANKIPIAASEVQPKPQGSSRTSIRRSLVARRSLVGLRQSMTQEAVRRASRRSFLKKKARQGNSTCSSSISGDICMDIEPENTEENQEQVDLNQEVTEHATETTNKPEMAVPEEPEPQVAEEEEIESKDEPAEQIAEPSTSSENCRFTRSMRTHVPERDGSGGVIRSTRSGSKRTVDEAIQKISTPKKGSPPKKCATSIAPHMRSFMHTVQKNQMLMTPGSLGRNTIIKSFIKQSASKTDVKEGSVERERQKWDALNKKIEQENDRKRKIEDERRRKQEEMKRKRDERLKRVVEARVKGEKEKEQEIKKKIEEKMAQLEKKNDMMRVERLADEKAKRKVATKRQEELELRKKQEEAARQKKIQQIREQERERERERERELEREREQRAAAEKERLEREKAIALQKELERAAREKERREMEEKRKMEEQRRAEEQKRAEEQRRAEEQKRAEEQKRAEEQRRAEEKKRAEELKRAEEARAAQQKSAAVTATSVQVSKMQLTSLHNTTITKNPGVTVVDTKDTGMKTPVRKVDALNKTIDVGFNATFNVEQSPASSPQSYEITPKGQKVTVLTNPEDYGMDQNSDDSTDDESAPRKPIPSWAEGKQLQQTIMKLYYNPLDLDSYFGEPEPPKLEVIFQRTKPRFFKRTSSAVWHSPPRLGNTGHL comes from the exons ATGAGCTCTTTGCCGGAGGCCACGCGATCCCTCATGCAGGTTTTCGATGGAAAACTGCAGGATTTTATGAATGAGGTGGATAATGTTCACATGGTTTGGCTGGGAGAGATCCAGCAGGAAGCTCAGCGCATGTTCTCCAG TGACTTCAGTACAGAGCCAGAACTCATGCCAAAAACACCATCACAGAAAAAGACTAATCGTAGGAAACGAGTGTCAATGGAGCTCAATGAGTCTCGCAGTAAAAGACg TTTCTCCAAGGGGAAACGCAGCAACCTACGTCGCTCCTCTGTCCAGTTGACCCTGAACTCCATCTCGGAGCTTGTCACACCACCCGTCCCGGACGACGGCTCGGAGAGCCTGGTTGAGGAACCTGTTCGGCGCACACGTCGCAAAAAAACTACCGCAGCGGTCGAAAGTGAACCCATCAAACGCAGCACTCGCAACAAAGGCACTTCTAAAGCCAAGGAGCTTGAAGAGATTGAAACACCAGCGGAAAACAGTCCAGAGAAGAAAGAAGCAGATGAGGCCCAGTGTTCAGGTTCTTCTGAGGATCAGATGCTGGTGTCTGAAGCCGTGGTGAAGATTCCCTCATCAGAACGTTTGAGTGCAGAGAAATCGTTGGAGTCGTTGCTGAGTTCTGGTCCGTCTCCTAGCCGATCCGCCAATAAAATCCCAATCGCTGCCTCTGAGGTGCAGCCAAAACCTCAGGGCTCATCCCGGACATCTATCCGTCGGTCACTGGTGGCACGGCGTTCGCTGGTGGGTCTGAGGCAAAGCATGACACAAGAAGCTGTTCGCAGGGCATCACGGCGATCTTTCCTGAAGAAAAAAGCCAGACAGGGCAATTCAACCTGCAGCAGCTCCATTAGTG GTGACATCTGTATGGATATTGAACCTGAAAACACAGAAGAAAACCAAGAACA ggTTGATCTTAATCAGGAGGTTACTGAACATGCCACTGAAACCACAAATAAACCAGAAATGGCCGTTCCTGAG GAGCCTGAACCACAAGTTGCTGAAGAGGAAGAAATTGAGTCAAAGGATGAACCTGCAGAACAGATTGCAGAGCCTTCCACCTCCAGTGAAAACTGCCGTTTCACACGATCTATGAGAACCCACGTACCAGAAAGAG ATGGCAGCGGAGGAGTCATCCG CTCCACACGCTCTGGCTCAAAGCGAACTGTTGATGAAGCCATACAGAAGATCAGCACACCCAAGAAGGGTTCTCCTCCAAAGAAGTGTGCCACG AGTATCGCCCCGCACATGCGCTCATTCATGCACACCGTGCAGAAGAACCAGATGCTGATGACGCCTGGATCTCTGGGCCGCAACACCATCATAAAGTCTTTCATCAAACAGTCCGCCAGCAAAACTGATGTCAAG GAAGGCTCTGTG GAGCGAGAGCGGCAGAAGTGGGATGCTTTGAACAAGAAGATAGAACAAGAAAACGATAGAAAGAGGAAGATTGAGGACGAGAGGAGGAGGAAACAAGAAGAAATGAAaag GAAGCGGGATGAGCGTTTGAAACGGGTCGTTGAAGCTCGAGTGAAAGGAGAGAAAGAGAAGGAGCAGGAAATAAAGAAAAAGATTGAGGAGAAGATGGCACAGCTTGAAAAGAAAAATGACATG ATGCGCGTTGAGCGGTTGGCAGATGAGAAAGCCAAGAGGAAGGTGGCTACTAAACGACAGGAAGAACTGGAGCTGCGCAAAAAACAAGAGGAGGCTGCCAGACAAAAGAAAATTCAGCAAATC AGAGAGCAGgagcgggagagagagagggaacgTGAACGGGAactggagagagaaagagaacaaCGGGCCGCAGCTGAGAA AGAGAGGCTAGAGAGAGAGAAGGCTATCGCTCTTCAAAAGGAATTGGAAAGAGCAgccagagagaaagagaggagaGAGATGGAGGAAAAGAGGAAGATG GAGGAGCAGAGGAGGGCTGAGGAGCAGAAAAGAGCTGAGGAGCAGAGGAGGGCTGAGGAACAAAAGAGAGCTGAAGAGCAAAAGAGAGCTGAGGAACAGAGGAGGGCTGAGGAAAAAAAGAGAGCTGAGGAGCTAAAGAGAGCTGAGGAGGCGAGGGCTGCCCAACAAAAAAGTGCTGCTGTTACTGCAACCTCAGTGCAG GTCTCGAAAATGCAACTGACCAGTTTGCACAACACAACCATAACAAAGAATCCAGGTGTCACTGTTGTAGATACTAAG GACACTGGTATGAAAACTCCAGTTAGAAAAGTAGATGCTCTCAATAAGACGATTGATGTTGGATTCAATGCTACGTTCAATGTAGAG CAATCGCCAGCGTCATCTCCACAGTCTTACGAGATCACTCCCAAAGGCCAGAAGGTGACAGTTTTGACAAATCCCGAAGATTATGGTATGGACCAGAACAGCGACGACTCCACAGATGATGAATCTGCTCCCAGAAAACCCATACCATCCTGGGCTGAGG GTAAGCAGTTACAGCAGACTATAATGAAGTTGTATTATAATCCACTGGATCTTGATTCATATTTCGGGGAACCTGAACCACCTAAGCTGGAGGTCATCTTCCAGCGGACCAAACCTCGCTTTTTTAAGCGCACTAGTTCAGCTGTGTGGCACTCTCCACCACGCTTGGGAAATACGGGCCATTTATAG
- the incenp gene encoding inner centromere protein B isoform X1, whose amino-acid sequence MSSLPEATRSLMQVFDGKLQDFMNEVDNVHMVWLGEIQQEAQRMFSSDFSTEPELMPKTPSQKKTNRRKRVSMELNESRSKRRFSKGKRSNLRRSSVQLTLNSISELVTPPVPDDGSESLVEEPVRRTRRKKTTAAVESEPIKRSTRNKGTSKAKELEEIETPAENSPEKKEADEAQCSGSSEDQMLVSEAVVKIPSSERLSAEKSLESLLSSGPSPSRSANKIPIAASEVQPKPQGSSRTSIRRSLVARRSLVGLRQSMTQEAVRRASRRSFLKKKARQGNSTCSSSISGDICMDIEPENTEENQEQVDLNQEVTEHATETTNKPEMAVPEEPEPQVAEEEEIESKDEPAEQIAEPSTSSENCRFTRSMRTHVPERDGSGGVIRSSTRSGSKRTVDEAIQKISTPKKGSPPKKCATSIAPHMRSFMHTVQKNQMLMTPGSLGRNTIIKSFIKQSASKTDVKEGSVERERQKWDALNKKIEQENDRKRKIEDERRRKQEEMKRKRDERLKRVVEARVKGEKEKEQEIKKKIEEKMAQLEKKNDMMRVERLADEKAKRKVATKRQEELELRKKQEEAARQKKIQQIREQERERERERERELEREREQRAAAEKERLEREKAIALQKELERAAREKERREMEEKRKMEEQRRAEEQKRAEEQRRAEEQKRAEEQKRAEEQRRAEEKKRAEELKRAEEARAAQQKSAAVTATSVQVSKMQLTSLHNTTITKNPGVTVVDTKDTGMKTPVRKVDALNKTIDVGFNATFNVEQSPASSPQSYEITPKGQKVTVLTNPEDYGMDQNSDDSTDDESAPRKPIPSWAEGKQLQQTIMKLYYNPLDLDSYFGEPEPPKLEVIFQRTKPRFFKRTSSAVWHSPPRLGNTGHL is encoded by the exons ATGAGCTCTTTGCCGGAGGCCACGCGATCCCTCATGCAGGTTTTCGATGGAAAACTGCAGGATTTTATGAATGAGGTGGATAATGTTCACATGGTTTGGCTGGGAGAGATCCAGCAGGAAGCTCAGCGCATGTTCTCCAG TGACTTCAGTACAGAGCCAGAACTCATGCCAAAAACACCATCACAGAAAAAGACTAATCGTAGGAAACGAGTGTCAATGGAGCTCAATGAGTCTCGCAGTAAAAGACg TTTCTCCAAGGGGAAACGCAGCAACCTACGTCGCTCCTCTGTCCAGTTGACCCTGAACTCCATCTCGGAGCTTGTCACACCACCCGTCCCGGACGACGGCTCGGAGAGCCTGGTTGAGGAACCTGTTCGGCGCACACGTCGCAAAAAAACTACCGCAGCGGTCGAAAGTGAACCCATCAAACGCAGCACTCGCAACAAAGGCACTTCTAAAGCCAAGGAGCTTGAAGAGATTGAAACACCAGCGGAAAACAGTCCAGAGAAGAAAGAAGCAGATGAGGCCCAGTGTTCAGGTTCTTCTGAGGATCAGATGCTGGTGTCTGAAGCCGTGGTGAAGATTCCCTCATCAGAACGTTTGAGTGCAGAGAAATCGTTGGAGTCGTTGCTGAGTTCTGGTCCGTCTCCTAGCCGATCCGCCAATAAAATCCCAATCGCTGCCTCTGAGGTGCAGCCAAAACCTCAGGGCTCATCCCGGACATCTATCCGTCGGTCACTGGTGGCACGGCGTTCGCTGGTGGGTCTGAGGCAAAGCATGACACAAGAAGCTGTTCGCAGGGCATCACGGCGATCTTTCCTGAAGAAAAAAGCCAGACAGGGCAATTCAACCTGCAGCAGCTCCATTAGTG GTGACATCTGTATGGATATTGAACCTGAAAACACAGAAGAAAACCAAGAACA ggTTGATCTTAATCAGGAGGTTACTGAACATGCCACTGAAACCACAAATAAACCAGAAATGGCCGTTCCTGAG GAGCCTGAACCACAAGTTGCTGAAGAGGAAGAAATTGAGTCAAAGGATGAACCTGCAGAACAGATTGCAGAGCCTTCCACCTCCAGTGAAAACTGCCGTTTCACACGATCTATGAGAACCCACGTACCAGAAAGAG ATGGCAGCGGAGGAGTCATCCG TAGCTCCACACGCTCTGGCTCAAAGCGAACTGTTGATGAAGCCATACAGAAGATCAGCACACCCAAGAAGGGTTCTCCTCCAAAGAAGTGTGCCACG AGTATCGCCCCGCACATGCGCTCATTCATGCACACCGTGCAGAAGAACCAGATGCTGATGACGCCTGGATCTCTGGGCCGCAACACCATCATAAAGTCTTTCATCAAACAGTCCGCCAGCAAAACTGATGTCAAG GAAGGCTCTGTG GAGCGAGAGCGGCAGAAGTGGGATGCTTTGAACAAGAAGATAGAACAAGAAAACGATAGAAAGAGGAAGATTGAGGACGAGAGGAGGAGGAAACAAGAAGAAATGAAaag GAAGCGGGATGAGCGTTTGAAACGGGTCGTTGAAGCTCGAGTGAAAGGAGAGAAAGAGAAGGAGCAGGAAATAAAGAAAAAGATTGAGGAGAAGATGGCACAGCTTGAAAAGAAAAATGACATG ATGCGCGTTGAGCGGTTGGCAGATGAGAAAGCCAAGAGGAAGGTGGCTACTAAACGACAGGAAGAACTGGAGCTGCGCAAAAAACAAGAGGAGGCTGCCAGACAAAAGAAAATTCAGCAAATC AGAGAGCAGgagcgggagagagagagggaacgTGAACGGGAactggagagagaaagagaacaaCGGGCCGCAGCTGAGAA AGAGAGGCTAGAGAGAGAGAAGGCTATCGCTCTTCAAAAGGAATTGGAAAGAGCAgccagagagaaagagaggagaGAGATGGAGGAAAAGAGGAAGATG GAGGAGCAGAGGAGGGCTGAGGAGCAGAAAAGAGCTGAGGAGCAGAGGAGGGCTGAGGAACAAAAGAGAGCTGAAGAGCAAAAGAGAGCTGAGGAACAGAGGAGGGCTGAGGAAAAAAAGAGAGCTGAGGAGCTAAAGAGAGCTGAGGAGGCGAGGGCTGCCCAACAAAAAAGTGCTGCTGTTACTGCAACCTCAGTGCAG GTCTCGAAAATGCAACTGACCAGTTTGCACAACACAACCATAACAAAGAATCCAGGTGTCACTGTTGTAGATACTAAG GACACTGGTATGAAAACTCCAGTTAGAAAAGTAGATGCTCTCAATAAGACGATTGATGTTGGATTCAATGCTACGTTCAATGTAGAG CAATCGCCAGCGTCATCTCCACAGTCTTACGAGATCACTCCCAAAGGCCAGAAGGTGACAGTTTTGACAAATCCCGAAGATTATGGTATGGACCAGAACAGCGACGACTCCACAGATGATGAATCTGCTCCCAGAAAACCCATACCATCCTGGGCTGAGG GTAAGCAGTTACAGCAGACTATAATGAAGTTGTATTATAATCCACTGGATCTTGATTCATATTTCGGGGAACCTGAACCACCTAAGCTGGAGGTCATCTTCCAGCGGACCAAACCTCGCTTTTTTAAGCGCACTAGTTCAGCTGTGTGGCACTCTCCACCACGCTTGGGAAATACGGGCCATTTATAG
- the incenp gene encoding inner centromere protein B isoform X3: MSSLPEATRSLMQVFDGKLQDFMNEVDNVHMVWLGEIQQEAQRMFSSDFSTEPELMPKTPSQKKTNRRKRVSMELNESRSKRRFSKGKRSNLRRSSVQLTLNSISELVTPPVPDDGSESLVEEPVRRTRRKKTTAAVESEPIKRSTRNKGTSKAKELEEIETPAENSPEKKEADEAQCSGSSEDQMLVSEAVVKIPSSERLSAEKSLESLLSSGPSPSRSANKIPIAASEVQPKPQGSSRTSIRRSLVARRSLVGLRQSMTQEAVRRASRRSFLKKKARQGNSTCSSSISGDICMDIEPENTEENQEQVDLNQEVTEHATETTNKPEMAVPEEPEPQVAEEEEIESKDEPAEQIAEPSTSSENCRFTRSMRTHVPERDGSGGVIRSSTRSGSKRTVDEAIQKISTPKKGSPPKKCATSIAPHMRSFMHTVQKNQMLMTPGSLGRNTIIKSFIKQSASKTDVKERERQKWDALNKKIEQENDRKRKIEDERRRKQEEMKRKRDERLKRVVEARVKGEKEKEQEIKKKIEEKMAQLEKKNDMMRVERLADEKAKRKVATKRQEELELRKKQEEAARQKKIQQIREQERERERERERELEREREQRAAAEKERLEREKAIALQKELERAAREKERREMEEKRKMEEQRRAEEQKRAEEQRRAEEQKRAEEQKRAEEQRRAEEKKRAEELKRAEEARAAQQKSAAVTATSVQVSKMQLTSLHNTTITKNPGVTVVDTKDTGMKTPVRKVDALNKTIDVGFNATFNVEQSPASSPQSYEITPKGQKVTVLTNPEDYGMDQNSDDSTDDESAPRKPIPSWAEGKQLQQTIMKLYYNPLDLDSYFGEPEPPKLEVIFQRTKPRFFKRTSSAVWHSPPRLGNTGHL; this comes from the exons ATGAGCTCTTTGCCGGAGGCCACGCGATCCCTCATGCAGGTTTTCGATGGAAAACTGCAGGATTTTATGAATGAGGTGGATAATGTTCACATGGTTTGGCTGGGAGAGATCCAGCAGGAAGCTCAGCGCATGTTCTCCAG TGACTTCAGTACAGAGCCAGAACTCATGCCAAAAACACCATCACAGAAAAAGACTAATCGTAGGAAACGAGTGTCAATGGAGCTCAATGAGTCTCGCAGTAAAAGACg TTTCTCCAAGGGGAAACGCAGCAACCTACGTCGCTCCTCTGTCCAGTTGACCCTGAACTCCATCTCGGAGCTTGTCACACCACCCGTCCCGGACGACGGCTCGGAGAGCCTGGTTGAGGAACCTGTTCGGCGCACACGTCGCAAAAAAACTACCGCAGCGGTCGAAAGTGAACCCATCAAACGCAGCACTCGCAACAAAGGCACTTCTAAAGCCAAGGAGCTTGAAGAGATTGAAACACCAGCGGAAAACAGTCCAGAGAAGAAAGAAGCAGATGAGGCCCAGTGTTCAGGTTCTTCTGAGGATCAGATGCTGGTGTCTGAAGCCGTGGTGAAGATTCCCTCATCAGAACGTTTGAGTGCAGAGAAATCGTTGGAGTCGTTGCTGAGTTCTGGTCCGTCTCCTAGCCGATCCGCCAATAAAATCCCAATCGCTGCCTCTGAGGTGCAGCCAAAACCTCAGGGCTCATCCCGGACATCTATCCGTCGGTCACTGGTGGCACGGCGTTCGCTGGTGGGTCTGAGGCAAAGCATGACACAAGAAGCTGTTCGCAGGGCATCACGGCGATCTTTCCTGAAGAAAAAAGCCAGACAGGGCAATTCAACCTGCAGCAGCTCCATTAGTG GTGACATCTGTATGGATATTGAACCTGAAAACACAGAAGAAAACCAAGAACA ggTTGATCTTAATCAGGAGGTTACTGAACATGCCACTGAAACCACAAATAAACCAGAAATGGCCGTTCCTGAG GAGCCTGAACCACAAGTTGCTGAAGAGGAAGAAATTGAGTCAAAGGATGAACCTGCAGAACAGATTGCAGAGCCTTCCACCTCCAGTGAAAACTGCCGTTTCACACGATCTATGAGAACCCACGTACCAGAAAGAG ATGGCAGCGGAGGAGTCATCCG TAGCTCCACACGCTCTGGCTCAAAGCGAACTGTTGATGAAGCCATACAGAAGATCAGCACACCCAAGAAGGGTTCTCCTCCAAAGAAGTGTGCCACG AGTATCGCCCCGCACATGCGCTCATTCATGCACACCGTGCAGAAGAACCAGATGCTGATGACGCCTGGATCTCTGGGCCGCAACACCATCATAAAGTCTTTCATCAAACAGTCCGCCAGCAAAACTGATGTCAAG GAGCGAGAGCGGCAGAAGTGGGATGCTTTGAACAAGAAGATAGAACAAGAAAACGATAGAAAGAGGAAGATTGAGGACGAGAGGAGGAGGAAACAAGAAGAAATGAAaag GAAGCGGGATGAGCGTTTGAAACGGGTCGTTGAAGCTCGAGTGAAAGGAGAGAAAGAGAAGGAGCAGGAAATAAAGAAAAAGATTGAGGAGAAGATGGCACAGCTTGAAAAGAAAAATGACATG ATGCGCGTTGAGCGGTTGGCAGATGAGAAAGCCAAGAGGAAGGTGGCTACTAAACGACAGGAAGAACTGGAGCTGCGCAAAAAACAAGAGGAGGCTGCCAGACAAAAGAAAATTCAGCAAATC AGAGAGCAGgagcgggagagagagagggaacgTGAACGGGAactggagagagaaagagaacaaCGGGCCGCAGCTGAGAA AGAGAGGCTAGAGAGAGAGAAGGCTATCGCTCTTCAAAAGGAATTGGAAAGAGCAgccagagagaaagagaggagaGAGATGGAGGAAAAGAGGAAGATG GAGGAGCAGAGGAGGGCTGAGGAGCAGAAAAGAGCTGAGGAGCAGAGGAGGGCTGAGGAACAAAAGAGAGCTGAAGAGCAAAAGAGAGCTGAGGAACAGAGGAGGGCTGAGGAAAAAAAGAGAGCTGAGGAGCTAAAGAGAGCTGAGGAGGCGAGGGCTGCCCAACAAAAAAGTGCTGCTGTTACTGCAACCTCAGTGCAG GTCTCGAAAATGCAACTGACCAGTTTGCACAACACAACCATAACAAAGAATCCAGGTGTCACTGTTGTAGATACTAAG GACACTGGTATGAAAACTCCAGTTAGAAAAGTAGATGCTCTCAATAAGACGATTGATGTTGGATTCAATGCTACGTTCAATGTAGAG CAATCGCCAGCGTCATCTCCACAGTCTTACGAGATCACTCCCAAAGGCCAGAAGGTGACAGTTTTGACAAATCCCGAAGATTATGGTATGGACCAGAACAGCGACGACTCCACAGATGATGAATCTGCTCCCAGAAAACCCATACCATCCTGGGCTGAGG GTAAGCAGTTACAGCAGACTATAATGAAGTTGTATTATAATCCACTGGATCTTGATTCATATTTCGGGGAACCTGAACCACCTAAGCTGGAGGTCATCTTCCAGCGGACCAAACCTCGCTTTTTTAAGCGCACTAGTTCAGCTGTGTGGCACTCTCCACCACGCTTGGGAAATACGGGCCATTTATAG